The Sphingomonas sp. OV641 genome includes a window with the following:
- a CDS encoding type II toxin-antitoxin system PrlF family antitoxin, whose protein sequence is MATIVQERSRITAKGQTTVPKVVRQALGVSYGGEIAFVVDEQGVSVRRVETDEADPVIGAFLGFLEQDMLRHPENVAAFPAGLAKRMATLAEHIAVNPDEEIDGSVAL, encoded by the coding sequence ATGGCTACCATTGTTCAAGAGCGCAGCAGGATCACGGCCAAGGGCCAGACCACCGTGCCGAAGGTCGTGCGCCAGGCGCTTGGGGTCAGCTATGGCGGTGAGATCGCCTTCGTGGTCGACGAGCAGGGTGTCAGCGTTCGTCGTGTGGAGACCGACGAAGCCGATCCGGTGATCGGGGCTTTTTTGGGCTTCCTGGAGCAGGATATGCTGCGCCACCCTGAGAATGTCGCAGCCTTCCCGGCCGGCTTGGCCAAGCGCATGGCGACACTGGCGGAGCATATTGCCGTCAATCCGGACGAGGAGATCGACGGGTCAGTCGCGCTCTGA
- a CDS encoding type II toxin-antitoxin system YhaV family toxin, translating into MVVVNGWTLYAHPLLLDQLEKLTTAVEKSRAKDPDGWTGTANAKVLSAVRSLMFETIPSDPTRPEYRQGSTLGAARKHWFRAKFGNGRFRLFFRYDSRSKVLIFAWVNDETTLRTYGSKTDAYAVFKGMLDKGDPPDDWAALLKAVSADPVTKRLDQAKAK; encoded by the coding sequence ATGGTCGTCGTCAATGGCTGGACCCTCTACGCACACCCGTTGCTACTCGATCAGCTCGAGAAGCTGACTACGGCTGTCGAGAAGTCACGGGCGAAGGATCCGGATGGCTGGACCGGCACGGCCAATGCCAAGGTGCTGTCCGCTGTGCGGTCGCTCATGTTCGAGACGATCCCCAGCGATCCAACCCGGCCTGAGTATCGGCAGGGCAGCACGCTTGGCGCCGCCCGAAAGCATTGGTTTCGAGCTAAATTCGGCAACGGGCGCTTCCGCCTGTTTTTCCGTTACGACAGCCGCTCAAAGGTTCTCATCTTCGCTTGGGTGAACGATGAAACCACCCTGCGGACCTACGGCTCAAAGACTGATGCCTACGCCGTGTTCAAGGGCATGCTCGACAAGGGCGATCCTCCGGACGATTGGGCTGCACTGCTCAAGGCTGTGTCTGCTGATCCGGTCACCAAGCGCCTAGATCAAGCCAAAGCGAAATAG